Genomic DNA from Euwallacea similis isolate ESF13 chromosome 11, ESF131.1, whole genome shotgun sequence:
ATAGGCACACGACCAAAGTTTCAGCCAAACAGGCATCACAAACTAAACTTTCTAAGACTTCCAAGAAGTATTCGCCAGTACGTTTGGTAAGTTCAACTCTGCTCTACTGATACTGCGCTTATCACTATTTCCCTTCACTAGATATCAACGCCTACCACCTCAGATAAAGAGCCAGATTACTCCTACAATGCTTTGACTGCGAGTCGATTTAAGTCCATTTTGAAGAAAAGGGGCTCAAATTATAACAGCGATTCTTCGCCCTACTCTGATGTCGAAGAAGCTGTCAGCCCCTCGTCTACTAGAAAGGCTGGATCCAAGTTTTACATCCCAGTACCCCTTCCTCTGACACCAAGGAAGAAGGTCCAATTTGTAGATCCAGGTCTCCAAAGAACGTCTGAAGTCAACCCTtacttattataataaattctaattttgtaGGTAAAAATGACAGCAGTGAGGAAGATGATAAGGCGCCAATTCCCAAAGTTGTTGATGTGATTGATGTGGAGGAAGGTCGAGCCGAAGTAGAACCACTTGAAAGCTTTAGTAAAACCAACGAGGACAATGAAGACGAAGATGAAGTCTTCGAAGATGCCTTGGAACACATTGAAACTAACAACAACACTAGCAAAGTGGAGGATGAATTGCTGATACAGCATATGGAGAAAGCACCCACGGTATCATCGAACAGTGAAGATAAAAAGGCACCAAAAATCTATCGTAGTAATAGCGACTGCATCAGCGACACTCTACGAAACGTCAATTTTTACGATACTATGGCCTTGCGGTCTAGAAAGCGTAGCGACTCTAGAATAGTTTTTTCCGACAAAGACTTGGCAAAATTGGACGGGATTATTCCTAAAAAACGCCAAACGAGCCCTGCGAAACAAAGACCGAATACACCGCCTCCCCTACCACCAACCGTTGTAAAGAAAACCGAAGATGAAAATCCAGTTGAAGTCGTCAAACTGCCCACTGAAATAGTAAATTCGCACAAAATTTCCATATCAAGCGTTGTTGAGAGCACCTTTGATAACTTTGTAAAAACTGAAACAAGCATTGAGTCGCCAGTACCGCCATCGGCTCCTCCAAGAAAAAGGAGCAGCAATAAGCAGCCTTCAGTCAACATCATCACCTTTTCAGAAGTTCCGCCAGCATCGATTACTCTGGAATCTCCTACTGTCAATAAAACCATCGTGGAAATTAAGCCGCCTACCCCTATGCACAAGATCAAAATCAAGAATGAGTTCCCAGAGTACACAGATGTGAGCTGCATAGAGAATGTTGCCATGTTTGACAATCATCAGCGAAAAACCTCTATTTTGATTAGTGGAAATGATTGCTATTCTACGGTGATCAACGATAACGTCCCCTTGTACCAATCTTCCGTAGTGGTCAATGACGATTGCTTACCAGTTCAGGTTAACACCAGCAACAATAGTAGCCGGATTTATATCACCGGGACTTTCATCTCTGGGGTAGAGTCAAGCCAAAGTTCAACGAAGGAAGAGGAGACTCAGCAGAATCTTCAACacatttctgaaaataacACGCGATCTCAATCAACCCCTGTAGACTTACATTCAGTGTCTTCGTCTGAACTCCTCAAAGAACTTCTTCGAGACCCTGTCGAAGCTGTGCGGCACAATCTAGTCCCCCATGTCTGTGGCAAGTCAGACGTGGCTAGGCGACAACGAGACCTTAAGTTTCCCAAGCACACCTCTCCTCTTGGTAAGGCTGAGTCTCTTCTGGAGTACCCCCTTGAAGACACCAACATTCCTACCTCAGTGGAAGACTCATTTTTGAGATTAAGAAAGTATGAGTCTGTTGAGTACGATGCTGCATCAGAGGATGGCGGTTCCAGTCAGTATGAACTTATGGATCAAAGTTCAGAGTGCTACACTGACCATAGCAATCGAAGCTCCGTCACTGAAGAGGAGCTGGTTAATAGGACCAAATTTTATGAGCTTTTGGCTGAAACTGGGAACATTGAGGTGTCTGAAGGGGACGATCATCATTATGAAAGTATCAAAGTCAGTAATGGCAACAGCGACCCTATTTATGAGGAGATCGAGATGCCTCCACCACTGCCCACGAATCCTCCTCCGTCGCTAATTTTGGACGATTTGCATTTAGACAAAGAGTACACCACCAGGTAACTTTAGTCATTGTATGGTGTGCTAGAGTGTGTACTAAGTCTTCTTATTAGGTCAATCTTCGAGGGCGCGTCTAAGTACGACATTCTCAGCTACCTGGTGGACGCTAAGGAACGCGGAATTGAACAGGAGGAAGGCTATACGTACCATTACCCTTCTAATTCCGGCCCAGATGACGAAACCAAAGAGCCTTACAATAGGATGTCCCATATGAGCACAGTTAGTGATTCTAGCGAGGACAATTCCTTAATAATCTCAGGCAGGTCTTAATGTCTTCTTTATTGCAATGACTAACTACATATTTTTACAGATGACAAAGTAACTTTCCAAAAAGCAGCTGAAGTGGAGCGCAACGACTCAGGGGTAGGCTCAGAAACCAGCAAATCAAGTCTGAGCAAATATCGCATCAAACCCGAAGTGCTCGCCTCATGTGAAGACTGTGATTCATCTTTAGACTCCAAAACCGAAAACGAGCCTCTGCTATGCAGGAAATGCATCAAGAAGCGTTCAGAACGGAAAGAGATCATCACAGAAATAGTGGAGACTGAAGAGAAATACAGCAGAGACCTGCAAATAATCTTGGAGGAGTTTTATCAGCCCATGTTGGTAGCTGGGTTGCTGACCCCTGAGCAGCTGTCGGCTATTTTCTTAAACACTGAGGAACTGCTGGAAAATAGCCAGGCTTTAGCTGAGAGGCTCAGAGATGCTGTGGAGATTGCTTTAGAGCAAGGGGACGATGACCTTCTTACTGTAAATATTGGTAAACTGTTCCTAGAAGCTGCACCTATGCTGCATGCATTTGAAACCTACTGTATTAGGCAAGGTAAGACAAAATCCCTCAGTTTTGTACTTGTTTGGTAACGTTCAGGGAGAATGTCTTCTAGGTAATGCCAGTCTTCTATTAGCCAGCTTAGAGAAAGACAAAGAGCTGCTGAGAATCTTTCTCAGGGTGTCTCAGATGGAAAACACAATGCTACGCAGAATGAATCTGAACTCCTTCTTGATGGTACCAGTCCAGCGAGTTACCAAATATCCGCTTCTATTGGCCAGACTATATAAGGTCACTCCGACTCATCATGATACTCGGGAACAACTGCGGGAGTCTCAGCACAAGATCGAGTTGCATTTGAACCACATGAATTCTGAGACGAAGGACGTGCCTAGTAAGCTCTGGAGAAGGATTGGCAGCAACCCCGTTCGTAGATCTAGTGCGGAAATGGACTTGGTAAACATCAAGCTGAGGAAAATTGCAGTGGATGTGCTAGAGTGGAACCATGAGGAAGCCCGGTTTGTTTTGGAGGGGAAGCTCTTATTTACTCAGCCTACGGATAACAACTGGAGGAAGGGCAGGACCATCAAGCTCACTCCTGTGAATGCCTTGTTGGTGATTAATGGCAAAGTAATCTTATTGATTTTGGATGGAAATCAGTTATAGGGTTAATCTTACTTTCAGACGCAAGCAAAATCACCAGCTGAGAAAACTGAAGAGAACAGTCTGGTTTTCTCGGCGAGGAATTCGGGAGTAAGGGAGGCAGCGTTGCTGCTGGTGAGGGACAAGAATGGTAGATATTCATTGCTCAGAGACCCACTTTACCTTGACCGGTGTGTCATTGCTGCTGACCCCGCTTGGCAAAGCTACTTTGAGGTACAGGAACTGCTGAATAAGGATACCTTCATATTCAAGGTGAGGCGCGAAATGTAACAAATGATCGGGCATAattgataaatgtttttaaggcCGAGGATGAAGATCAAACCCATTTATGGTACCGCAAGCTTCAATATCACGCCCAGGGAATGGGAACCTGGAGAAAACGACGAAACGCCCTTGCCAATATTATGATAAATGGGATGGGGCTTCGTTCATAGCGGTCATAGATCTGTGTATTAGGTACACCAGTTCCttacagggtagtccaaatccagcaggaaatttgaaatatatcgATCagttatcaataaaattagcTATTTCTTTCGTATAGgtataatgtaattttattaaagtctTCTTTACCTAAGAGTATTTTGGAATGTAGGTACTGATGTCAATTACgttatgtattttaattttttgtatataatttatataggATTCGTTGAAAATTAGTTCgtataaaaatagtaattgtTAGCTGTGATATTTCGGTTTGGGTAAAGGCTCTAtattacagatttttttctaatataattATGTACCTAAATTAACATCGAACTACTCGTAAAAACGTTCTTTAGCTGTAATCCCTTACAATAAGTTTTTGACTTACATAGGTACTTAGATTATTTAACTTACTGatgctattttattattgtgtcTAATCgatgtattaaattgcaataaaatttaaaattcagaagTAAGAAATTCCATTTCATCTCAATCCTTCTTCCAAATTTGTGAAAGTAGTGAATTAGCTATAGAGGAAGAGTAATTAGTAATTTACAGTTCCTAAGTATAAGTAATTAACCGGTTAATTAAGATAATTACATGtaattaatcataattaatgaccaatttattatttcagtttCCAACGAACCAATAataatttcgaattaaaaacCTAACTGCCTGAAAATAGTAATCATATCACTCGTTAGATCGCGATTCGACAGTGGTCTAGTCCAGGTCCAATATCGTAACATCGAACATTCATCTTGTATTATTGAGATCGTTACTTGAGTTGATCGGACCATGACCTGACCGATAATATGAATTGTCCGTTAAGgtgatataaaaaaacttgttttcaactcgtttcatctctgaagaTCTTTTGCCACACAACGATCATGAATGGATCAAATCTGGTATCAAATTAGGCCTTTTCccaaaacaaatgaaaagaaaaaaagtagatTGTTCTGTAACAATGTTGGATAGCACATTTGTCCTGCAATTccgtcataaaatttaatttattctctCCGCCACTGCGCTGGGTTCGAGCCACTGTACTTTTCACGtttaattccaaaataattcgTTGTTTAGAAACGATATACGAAACACAATTTATTAGCGAAATATGACTGTTTAAGTGTAGGAACATGATGCatcgttttaaaggaaatttaattttctttcagcgCATTTgctaatatacaggatgtcctatttaaataaacgcACTTTATATGTGTTTGGTGTAATGGACCTTGGAACAGTAAAGTCAGGAACAATttaggaaataatttatttcatcgtTAAATAATGCACCTCAATCAAGTTTGCAAAAATGAAGAACTCGGTTAACGAAGTCAACGGCACAATTCGACCAAAAGGGCGTTTACAAGTTTTACAAAGTTCTTACGTAGGTGGTTTGACAAGTCTCCGACCTCAACATGaattaagtttctttattATGCACAATTGTcgttttttactgttttattgTACAAAAAACTAACATACAACTATCAGACTCGCAGCATAACTGTTCGCAGAAAATTATGAGGAAGAAGGATGCATTTCTAATGGTTAAGGGCGGTTTTATATTGTCCCTTCTGGCTAGGTCCTAATGGGCTCCATTTGCccatggcgccaggcgtcTTTACACTGCATATTTGATAAGACAAAAGATGCTATGAAAACCAGAAGACCATAGGATAACGCAGCTGGTCCCAGGGCAAAATAGATGGTTACATAAGtgctgaaaaaaaatttacaaaattttaaaaaattaaaaaaatttttccctatttttGTTAGGTCGAACAATCTCCAGAGTTTCTACTTTTTCTGAAAACATTTGTTGTATTTCAAAATGTGTGGGTcgcattttctaattttgcccAGAGGAAGCCGGCGCTCCTTTTGCGATCGATTTTTCTCCCTGGTTGCATTtgcattaattaaataaattacatattttgcaacagtttattcacattttttttgacataatttaGTTGAATAATTTCCCAAAGCTAAATATAATATGTCGATTTTCGCGTATCGTGTAAGAAGATATGTactttagttattttattaagtccagtttctataaaatattagCAAAATCCATATACATTCGCGAATCATATTGAAGCTTAAACCactattttgcaattttaatagcatttttaaaggaaaaattgaatactTGAAAAACcattacattaatttaaacttctacTCGTACTGCTGTTCCCCATAACAATTTTCCTTCAGATTAATTGCTCTTGCAATAAACTGGACAGCAATTTGGTCTCtttattataaacaattaaactAACGCAACCTTGCATATTTTTATAcctaagttttaaaaaacgacTTTGCTCAAATTCGACGTTTAAACTctcagttttttaataaatttagaagGGCTTATAGTTATTTGTCCAAAAAATACCTGTTCAAGGgagaagtaaaattttttattttacaaaaaattttatttataaactcaaaggttttcaaaaaatgtcacaTAACTATTCGGTccgtgttaaaaaaaattcctcttATGACGGTGCCCACgaaaaagtcaaatttgtgtttgcaaattttgctGAGAAATTCTGAATCAGTATTAAAAAAGGGTAAAACAGttgttatacatataatacaGGGAATAAGACGTCAGATTTCCAATCAGAATGAGAATCATTTAGTATATAAATAGCTTATACCTGCCATATCTCAATGCCGAATACTAAAAATCTCCAGTAAAAATGGTGTCATTTACCTcatatatttacaaataactcTAAAATAGCTTCAGTTATAGAGCAAAATGAAGAGGTTTCTAAATcgaacaaaaaatttgatttttcacaCAGAAATGGTTAGTGATGCTCTATAAAAGAATTAGGGGAGAGAAGCGTAAAAGGGTATTTGACCCTTTGAAATCATTTGACTAGTAACAAAACATTTAACTTTCCTAATGCCGGTTTTCCGCCAAACGGACAAAACAGAAATATAACAGAAGCTCGTGTCGAAAAAAAACAGAACTCCAACTTTTTGCAAACTTTTTGAAGACTCGAGTTTCGGACTACGGTTTCTGTTGTGTTTTTCAGGTCCCAATCGGCAGCGGTAACATCAAAAGGTTTCGACGTGTTCTGAAACTCGAGTCTATTTAGTGGAAACGGTTACGTTGTGTTTTCTTGTTTCGACTTGTATTTCGTTTTGCTATCCTGGATACGAATTTTGTATTGGAAGGTaagtaaataatgaatttttataaatagggAAGTGGCTTTGAAAcgtttgataaatttaataaatatgtgtATAAACAGATACATATAATATGAAAACGGAAATTTCTTACTAATATGGCAGTACatagtgaatttttttcccaactGTCGATTTATGAcacaataaatttatcatcTGCTGGATATCTGCAGCATAATCATGCTGCTGGacaccaaatattttaatgattacgatttaaattatttaggaTCGTTAACAAATATcccacaaataaaatatatacagtgaATCCCAAAAATATTCAGACGCGCTCTTTTTAAAGATTTCACGAGTTCTAATTAAAcatattagttattattattttttttttacatcagAAATGTCTTTATCAATCATTTATTTGGGGGTCTAGATAAAAAAGAACACGAAATCATAATAGTTTATATTccaatttcaagaaaaagtcTAGAGAACCATTAAACGcgtgacaaaaatatttggacgGCACGCACTACAAAATGATTCATGGcagaaaaaatgaattcttatGTATTTGGCATGTTCTTGAAAATCGGAAATAGATATTCtcatcaaaattatgaaaccgcATACATGCGTCTGCTCTATTTTTCATTGATGTGCCTACTCCTTCGAATCCTCCGGCGTATTTCTTACGGTTTCAAACGCATTTAATATTCGATTTCGTAATTCATCAACGGTATTCACTAGGGTTGTGTATACTAAAATTTTTGGTTGcctccataaaaaaaaaaatctaagctATGTAAGTCAGGAGACCTAGGGGGTCATGAATGTCgaaattaatagaaataagAGATTGCCAAATAAAGCTAGAGTCTACTACACTTTTTTCACCCtcgttttaataattttaattttatctggcTAATTGCAGAAAgtagttttttattgtttttctcgTTAACTGACGCAGAAACGAAAAAACTACAAGAATCAAAAAGttcccaaacaaaataaaaaggtcattttgtatttttgattATGCAAATCGCGCACCGCAAAAAAGTCTAGGGGAAGACAATGAGGCATGAaccctgaaaaaatatcaccctgtatttattatatatatatattatcaaAACCCTTCGATACGCCCAATGGTGTCAGTCCTACAGcgtaagatattttttaaattttagcaaaaGATCTCATAAACTGCAGGAGCAATAGCGAAAAaactgattatttttaaatttgaacaattgTAAATAGGAAATGAAGCGTTTgtggacctatgtttatataaaattttactcaTGAAATAAGTTAAAGAAGTATCTCCTTTCGTATGTACATGGTATTTAGAAACACTGTGTATACACTACTGTTCCAGACCAATCGAACACGAGAAAAACCAGTCGAATTGATTGACGCCAAATTTCTTCCCACTATAATGCTCCCAGCCCAATGGAGCCGGTCGCCGGCAGTTACTTTACTTCGAACTATCGAAGATAGAGAAACGGTAAGGTATTTTCCTCTGAatagaaacgaaaaatttattttaaatttaaatgccaACTACTTATAGTGTTTCTGAAAAAGTCCAAATCATTAAATAGTATTACCAAGATCAGACTTATCGCCAAATTAGGCAATCTTTTTCGGAAATGTTTCGGGAAGAAAATAGACCAATTCCCTCGTTGTTGACATTACATTAattgttcataattttgagatattgggATGTGTTTCACCAAGCGCACGTTAGAGCCTTGTTGAACTTGATGAATCAGAGAAAATCCTTtcgtttcaaagaaaaaaatgaatgatgTAATTCCAAGTTAATTTTAGAGATTAgcgtattttattagaaatgcGGCCGCCGCCGTCTACTTTCCACACGTATCAATATCGTACTGATTTATTTACGGTACTAACTGGGCACTTGTCCTTACGCGGGTGTAAGGGGGGAACAAATATGGACATGATTTGGGTAGTAATCAATTCGACTGGTTTTTCTCGTGTTCGACTGGCCCGAAACAGTACTGTATATATACACTTATTTTATTCCTATGGACTGTAGTATAGAACGGCCATAATA
This window encodes:
- the LOC136411953 gene encoding LOW QUALITY PROTEIN: uncharacterized protein (The sequence of the model RefSeq protein was modified relative to this genomic sequence to represent the inferred CDS: substituted 2 bases at 2 genomic stop codons) → MAALVSHAMHRFPTSPLDAVHSSYGLRREGSNRVGGAGGDVADRSSSTTGALSRSMRYAEPWLYGTVRASGGLLLAPALVLCQCPDYLTGSKRSSSKKSPYMCKKCKGTRLPLSPGDSKFGTVRCYSTSQQMVPSTPVRAGTVRATSSVRPSILPTADPYDLMRRSRLSVPETTSSVSPFREKTKSASHKKYSNGKVTFGRKSILECDINPYELMANEKQVEASKPKNVDNDQRIKLRKGADVQLEYEDVQVPKNCNRHTTKVSAKQASQTKLSKTSKKYSPVRLISTPTTSDKEPDYSYNALTASRFKSILKKRGSNYNSDSSPYSDVEEAVSPSSTRKAGSKFYIPVPLPLTPRKKVQFVDPGKNDSSEEDDKAPIPKVVDVIDVEEGRAEVEPLESFSKTNEDNEDEDEVFEDALEHIETNNNTSKVEDELLIQHMEKAPTVSSNSEDKKAPKIYRSNSDCISDTLRNVNFYDTMALRSRKRSDSRIVFSDKDLAKLDGIIPKKRQTSPAKQRPNTPPPLPPTVVKKTEDENPVEVVKLPTEIVNSHKISISSVVESTFDNFVKTETSIESPVPPSAPPRKRSSNKQPSVNIITFSEVPPASITLESPTVNKTIVEIKPPTPMHKIKIKNEFPEYTDVSCIENVAMFDNHQRKTSILISGNDCYSTVINDNVPLYQSSVVVNDDCLPVQVNTSNNSSRIYITGTFISGVESSQSSTKEEETQQNLQHISENNTRSQSTPVDLHSVSSSELLKELLRDPVEAVRHNLVPHVCGKSDVARRQRDLKFPKHTSPLGKAESLLEYPLEDTNIPTSVEDSFLRLRKYESVEYDAASEDGGSSQYELMDQSSECYTDHSNRSSVTEEELVNRTKFYELLAETGNIEVSEGDDHHYESIKVSNGNSDPIYEEIEMPPPLPTNPPPSLILDDLHLDKEYTTRSIFEGASKYDILSYLVDAKERGIEQEEGYTYHYPSNSGPDDETKEPYNRMSHMSTVSDSSEDNSLIISGRSXCLLYCNDXLHIFTDDKVTFQKAAEVERNDSGVGSETSKSSLSKYRIKPEVLASCEDCDSSLDSKTENEPLLCRKCIKKRSERKEIITEIVETEEKYSRDLQIILEEFYQPMLVAGLLTPEQLSAIFLNTEELLENSQALAERLRDAVEIALEQGDDDLLTVNIGKLFLEAAPMLHAFETYCIRQGNASLLLASLEKDKELLRIFLRVSQMENTMLRRMNLNSFLMVPVQRVTKYPLLLARLYKVTPTHHDTREQLRESQHKIELHLNHMNSETKDVPSKLWRRIGSNPVRRSSAEMDLVNIKLRKIAVDVLEWNHEEARFVLEGKLLFTQPTDNNWRKGRTIKLTPVNALLVINGKTQAKSPAEKTEENSLVFSARNSGVREAALLLVRDKNGRYSLLRDPLYLDRCVIAADPAWQSYFEVQELLNKDTFIFKAEDEDQTHLWYRKLQYHAQGMGTWRKRRNALANIMINGMGLRS